A stretch of the Aegilops tauschii subsp. strangulata cultivar AL8/78 chromosome 4, Aet v6.0, whole genome shotgun sequence genome encodes the following:
- the LOC109776483 gene encoding BTB/POZ and MATH domain-containing protein 1-like encodes MSSRSTSAIIARAVSGHHLLKIDGHSQTKVVTNSSDIKSCTFHVGRHAWRINYYPNGQGSDNANYIYVFIQLASVSTDLPFKPDKGISAQCVLSLLDRAGKPVPSYTLTFDRSFTTPQGEWGWHKFITRSELENSGCLKDDCFTLRCDITVTELRAEETEDRDFTDLLWKKEGADVAFHVGGETIVAHRWVLAARSPILKAAAEAELLGMSEREKKAPMATVRIDDMEAKMFKALLHYIYTDALPDEMDKGDEAATAMAHGLLEAADRYKMERLKLICEDMLCKRVSTGTAITTLVLAEQQHRQRLKAACIDFLISPNNMKVILENGGFKHLQRSCPSVLMDLILRAKVA; translated from the coding sequence ATGTCGTCACGCTCTACCTCCGCCATCATCGCCAGGGCGGTGAGCGGGCACCACTTGCTCAAGATCGACGGGCACTCGCAAACCAAGGTGGTCACCAATAGTAGTGACATCAAATCCTGCACTTTCCATGTTGGCCGCCACGCCTGGCGCATCAATTACTACCCCAACGGCCAAGGTTCAGATAATGCCAACTACATATATGTCTTCATTCAGCTTGCCAGTGTTAGCACGGACTTGCCGTTCAAGCCTGACAAGGGCATCTCAGCTCAATGTGTGCTCAGTTTACTGGACCGGGCTGGGAAGCCTGTGCCATCATATACCTTAACCTTCGATAGAAGTTTCACAACCCCTCAAGGAGAGTGGGGCTGGCACAAATTCATCACAAGGTCGGAATTAGAGAACTCAGGTTGCCTCAAGGACGACTGCTTCACTCTCAGGTGCGACATCACTGTCACAGAGTTGCGCGCCGAGGAAACAGAGGATCGTGATTTCACCGATCTCCTGTGGAAGAAGGAGGGGGCAGATGTGGCCTTCCATGTGGGCGGCGAGACAATCGTCGCCCATCGATGGGTGCTGGCTGCCCGGTCTCCAATCTTGAAGGCAGCAGCGGAAGCAGAGCTCCTTGGCATGTCGGAAAGGGAGAAGAAGGCACCCATGGCCACTGTAAGGATCGACGACATGGAGGCAAAAATGTTCAAGGCTTTGCTCCACTACATATACACCGATGCATTGCCTGATGAGATGGATAAGGGAGATGAGGCAGCGACAGCAATGGCGCACGGATTGCTTGAAGCGGCGGATAGGTACAAGATGGAGAGGCTGAAGCTGATCTGTGAGGACATGCTATGCAAACGTGTCTCCACAGGCACGGCAATAACCACGCTGGTCTTAGCGGAGCAGCAGCACCGCCAGAGGCTCAAGGCGGCGTGCATCGACTTCCTCATCTCTCCGAACAATATGAAAGTCATCTTGGAAAATGGTGGTTTTAAGCATTTACAGAGGAGTTGCCCCTCTGTTCTCATGGACCTCATATTAAGGGCAAAAGTGGCCTGA